ATGATATCGGTAACGTCGACGATATCCTTCTCAAACTTCATGGGTTTGATGGTCTCTTTCTCCAGAACGCTGAAAAAGGCGTTTGCAATGCGGTAAGGGTCTTCGGTCTGCATTGATTCCCTTTCGATATAGATGGAACTGGTGCGCATGAGATATTTGCCCGAGTCGCCCTCAAGCTCCCTGAGCTGCTGCGCCACGTCCTTGTAGAACGAATACTCCACCAGTCTCTGGGTCAGGATAAACTTTTCCTCTTCCGGATCAAGCTCTTCCATCGGAAGCGACTCTTTCGGCAGGAGCATTCTGGACTTAAGGTATATGAGATATGACGCCATGTTTATAAACTCGGCGGCCACCTCAATATCCATCTTTTCCATCTCCCGCACGGCATCGACAAACTGGCCGGCAATGAAGGCGATGGGGATATCGTAAATATTAAGTTCGTTCTTATATATCAGGTGGATGAGAAGGTCCAACGGGCCTTCGAAGTTATCCAGCCTGACATCGAGCAGTCGGCTCATATTTTAAGAGCTTTCCTCACTTTTTCCATCATGCAGGCGGCTTCGGCGTTTGCCTTGTCCTGCATGGGCTTTATGAACTCGTTGATATCGGTTATTTCAGCTTCAAATTTTCGGCGGCGCTCCTGAATGGGTTCAAGCAGAGCCTGCATGTGTTTGAAGAGGATCATTTTGCATTCCATACAGCCAATTCCCGCTGATGTGCATCCTTTAGTGATATACTCACGCTCTTCTTCAGTAGAAAACACTTTGTGATAGTCAAAAACAGGGCATACTTCGGGGTTGCCTGGGTCTTTCAGACGCTGACGGTTGGTATCCGTCACCATCTTCTTGACCTTGCTCTCCACCTCTTTCAGGTCTTCTGAAAGCATGATGGCGTTGCCGTAGCTCTTGCTCATCTTTCTGCCGTCCAGTCCGGGGAGTCTGGGTACTTCTGTCAGAACACCCTTAGGCTCCGTAAACACCTCGCAGGAATAGAGATGGTGGAACCTGCGGATTATCTCACGGCTTATCTCGATGTGGGGCAGCTGATCTTCGCCCACGGGGACGTAGGTTGCGTTGTACATTATGATGTCAGCCGTCATAAGCACCGGATAGCTCAGGAAACCGAGGTTCGACAGGTCTTTGTTGGTCTGTTCCTGCTTGATCTCCTTGTATGTTGGGCATCGCTCAAGCCAGCTGACGGGTGTCAGCATGGAGAGCAGAAGGCTCAGTTCCGCATGATAAATGTTATGGGACTGAACGAACATTGTGCATTTGTTCGGGTCGATGCCGACACTCAGCCAGTCGAGGATGAGCTGTCTGCGGTTCTCTATTATATCTTCGGGATCTTCGTAGTTCGTTGTGAGCGCATGCCAGTCCGCAACAAAATAGAAGCAGTCGTGCTTCTCCTGAAGTTCCAGCCAGTTTTTAAGCGCTCCGTAATAATGGCCGATATGCAGACGGCCTGTGGGACGCATCCCGCTTAATACTTTTTCCATCTAAAAAACCTCTACAGCAGTATATTCATAAAAAAATTCATTACAGGCATAAGGATATAGTCAATCGCCCTTGTCAGAAACAGCACAAGGATGATTATGAAACCGTATCTTTCGATGGCGGCAAACTTCACCGCTTTGTCATAGGGAAGGAAATTCGTAACAATGCGGCCTCCGTCAAGAGGAGGAATGGGGATCAGGTTGAAGATGAACAGCGCAAGGTTGATTGAAACCGAGAGCTTAAGCATCCCCGCCAGAGGCACCAGAATCTTGTATGCCAGTCCGTCCGCCTGAACCTCAATATTATACATCAGACGGAGCGCAACGGCTGAAACTATCGCCAGCGCAAGGTTTGATGCAGGACCCGCAACAGCGACAATGGCAGGGCCGTATCTTGTTTTGCGGTAAAGGTTTGCGTAGTTCACCGGAACGGGTTTTGCCCAGCCGAAAAGGCGGGTTATGATTAAAAACAGCAGTCCGAACAGGTCTATATGCGCAATGGGGTTAAGCGTCAGCCTGCCTGCTCTTTTTGCCGTATCGTCCCCAAGAAGGTATGCGCTCATGCCGTGGGAAAACTCATGCACGGTGATGGCGAACATGAAAGGGACTATTGCCAGTGATATGAACCGTATGTATTCAGCTATATTAAAATCCATCATAATTATTTATCACCTCTTACATTTCAAGTCAAAGACTTTACAAAATGCATTACGTTCAATTTCGAAACAGTAATTCTGAGAATATGAACAATAATGCTGTTCAAATGAAAAATATATACTATAATTTACAATGTTTATCGTTTACTGTGAGAAGATATGAAAAATATCGAACATAACAATATATTTGAACTGATTGCGCTTGATACAGGACTATCCGAAGACGAACTGCCAACCCGGCTGAGAAGCATGGGCAGGCGTTCCTTTGTTGAATATACCTCAAAAAACGGCCTTTCTCTGTTAAAAAACCCCATGTCTTTCGGCTCGGAGGTCACAGACCCCACGGGGAAGATACTCATAAACTCCGGAGTGCCTGTCGGCAAATATTTTGAGGCTCTGCTGGACAGATACGTCAACGACGACAGGTTCCACACGTCCCCCATAAAGATAGAATGTACGTCCGATGTACTGAACTATTACCGGAGCAAGTCCTATGAGCGCGTGGGGATGATACTTAACGATTTTGTCTTTACTCAGGACAAGTTCGCCACTTTTTACAGCAAGATTAAAGAGAATAAATTCGACATAAAGGCCATGGATGTCTTCAACAGAGCCATAGACCACATGCTCTCCTCCCCGGACGGCATAATGGCCATGGTAAAGCTGTTCAAGAACGCCACTGAAAAGCGTGAACTGATAACCGACAACATAAACTCGGCATTCATAAGCCTTGTCCTCTCGCCTTTCGCTCGTCACAACATTCTGACGGACGATTCCGGCGGCTTCCTTATGAAAATTGCCCTCACCTCAATAATGCAGAACATCGCAGAACTGATGGACTGCGGCTATAACCCCGACTGCATCGACCGTTCGGCAAAAATAGCCAAGTCTCTGATAAATGACGACACTGTCGAGGAAGCCATCCGGATGAAAACCTATGCGGACGGCGACAAATCCGTGCCTATATTCTTCGATCAGGTGAACAGAAAAAACTTCTTCCTGCGCCTGCTGGTAACGGTTAACCTTTTTGTGGAGCTGGTTAAGATAAACAAAACAGACCCCGCCAATCTTGAGGTGCACAAGTCGCTCTATGAGCTTGCGGAGCTTGGCTATGCTGACAGAGAGATGGTATCTTTCATCGGAAAACTCTTCCTGCCGGCTGTTAAATCGCTGGTTCTGGAATACGCATACAAGATAAAGAACAGCTGCGGCGCAGACCCTATCATATGGAGCACCATCGGCGATATGCTCCCCGTTAAATTCCTTTGCCCCAAGGCGGAATGCCTTCATACGGGACAGCATAAAACGTTTATACCGGAAGATGTTAAGATAGAAGCCGACAGCGTTTACCAGACAAGGATAAACGCCGGAATGTATCATACATGCAAACTGCTCACCGAAAAACTTCAGGACTACTACAAGACGGTATCCCAGAGATCCGAGGACTAGGCGTTCACCCTTTCCTTATAGCTGTCGCCCCACTCTGCCATCGAATCCAGAACCGTTCTCAGGCTGTATCCGGTGTCGGTCAGAGTATATTCCACTCTGGGCGGAACCTCTGCATAAACCTTTCTGGTCAGCAGACAGTTCTCCTCCATATCACGAAGATTCGCCGTCAAAACCTTCTGCGTGATCCCTTCCATTGACTTTTTCAGCTCTCCGAAACGCTTTGTTCCATCCATAAGATCCCGGATTATCAGAACTTTCCATTTGTTTCCCAGCAGATCAATAGTCAGCTCCACAGGGCATGCGGGCAGTTGTTTCACCATGTCAGTCTCCATTAGTATCCAAAAGGTAACTATAGCACATTTTTGTGCTTACTTTACAATAAGCCCCTAAGGACATACTTTATCCTTATTGATACTGATTTCAAGGAGAAAGTTATGAAAATTGCAGTTATCGGAGCCACGGGAAAACAGGGACAAATGCTGGTCAGAGAGGCACTGCTGAGGGGACATGATGTCACGGCTGTTGTCAGGAACAGATCAAAACTCGGAGATTTCAGCGGCAGAATCATTGAAAAAGATATTCTTGCGCTGACATATGACGACCTTAAGGACAATGAAGTTATAATAGACGCATTCGGAACCGGAATGAACGATGATGTGATGCTTCACCAGACTACAATGAAGCATCTTGCGGACATTCTGTCGGGCAAACCCAACAGGCTGCTTGTTGTGGGCGGAGCCAGCACCCTCTATGTTGATGCTGAACATAAGGTTCGCCTGCTTGATACACCCGAATTTCCGGACGCATGGAAACCTGTTGCAACAAGCATGGCTGATGCGTTTGATGCCCTTAAAAAACGTGACGATGTCAATTGGACGTTCTTAAGTCCCGCCGCCTTTTTTATGTATGAGGGTACACGCACGGGAAAATATAAGGTCGGCGGAGACGAACTGATACTCAACTCCGAGGGAAAAAGCGAGATAAGCTATGCGGACTACGCAATAGCAATGCTTGATGAAGCGGAAAACCCCAAACACATTAAAAAGAGATTTACAGTTGTTTCAGAATAATATACAGGGAGCTTCGGCTCCCTTTTCAATTGAGATTCTTCGTTGCACTCAGAATGACAGTCTTTTGTAAGTCTTCGTCATTCTGAGCAAAGCGAAGAATCTCATTCCCCGAAATACTTATTAACAAGCCCTTCGGTCATATTAATGTCGTTCAGATAGGTTATTTTGATATTATCAGGCAGTGACGGCGTCCATCTTACATCCACTCCGTAAAGCTCCATCGCCTGCGCTTCGTCAGTGATGAGAATCCCCCGCTCGTCAGCATTCTCAACCGCTTTTTTAAGCAGTGCGGTTCTGAAAACCTGCGGTGTGTGAGAAAGGATATATTCGTCACGGCTGACAGTTTTTTCCACCGTGTCTTTTGCTATCTTTTTCAGCGTATCTCTCACCTGAAGCCCGCATATAGCCGCTCCGGTGTCCTTTGCCGCCTCAACCACCGAGCGGACCACATCAGGAGTTATGAACGGCCTGACAGCATCATGTATCAGCACGTATTCTGTGGTTACAGCTTTCAGACAGTTGTAGACAGTTTCGTATCTTTCGCCGCCGCCCTGCACCAGCTGATAAGACTTTATGTCCGCCTGAGCAAGCTGTGAATAGAGATAATAGAAGTCGTCAGGATTTGCGCCGAGGATAAATTCTTTGAAGGGATAGGCTCTGTTCAGAGCCTTCAGGGTGTAATACATAACAGTATGGTCAAAAATTTCGAAAAACTGCTTTTTAACATCGCCGCCGAAACGTTTGCCCATTCCGGCGGCGGGTATTACTGCGGTTATATTCAATACTTCACCTTAGTGAAAATTATACGTCCGGACTCAGTTTGCAAAAGGCTGGTAACGTTGACTTTAACAGATTTTCCTATCAGTCTGCGGCCGTTCTCGACAACAACCATAGTACCATCGTCCAGATAGCCCACGCCCTGATTGGACTCCTTACCCTCTTTAACCACGCTTATCTCAAACTCTTCACCGGGAAGAACCGACTGGCGCATGGCCATTGAAAGGGTATTTATGTTCAGAACCTTGATATTCTGAATTTCCGCAACCTTAAGCAGGTTGAAATCCGTTGTAATGATGTCTGCTTTCAGCTTTTTTGCCAGAGCAACAAGCTTTTCGTCAACCGTTGCCACATCAGGAAAATCGCTGTTGTTTATCTCAACAGGCAGCAGGGTCTGCTCCTGAAGCCTCTGGAGAACGTCCAGTCCTCTGCGTCCCTTCTGTCTGCGAAGGTGGTCATGGGAGTCGGCGATGTTCTGGAGTTCTTTCAGAACGAAAGTGGGGATCACCAATCCGCCCTCAATAAGCCCCGTATCGACTATATCTGCCATGCGGCCGTCAATAAGTGTTGAGGTATCAAGTATTTTGGGCGAAGCGCTGAATTTGATGAATTTCGGCTGTTTCGCCATCAGTTTTGAAAGAGCACCCTCTAGAATCCATGAGAATTTTTGTCCGGTGTTCACACCCAGATACAGTACGAAGAAATAGAGAGCCAGCCTGAGAGCTTCGTTTTTGAAATATGCATCAAATATTGATGCGATTGAATAGCCTATCACCAGAAACAGGATAGCGCCGACAGCTCCCGCAAAGAACTTATAGCTTTTGATATCAGCTACTAAGGTTTCGATAAAGACGATTGCGAATATTACTCCCAGAGAATAAAGAATTGCCGGAAGCATCTCTATGCCCAGAGTGTCTCTGGCCAAAACGAATGCCACCATTATGAAAATTGCGTATAAGA
This genomic stretch from Seleniivibrio woodruffii harbors:
- a CDS encoding segregation and condensation protein A; the protein is MSRLLDVRLDNFEGPLDLLIHLIYKNELNIYDIPIAFIAGQFVDAVREMEKMDIEVAAEFINMASYLIYLKSRMLLPKESLPMEELDPEEEKFILTQRLVEYSFYKDVAQQLRELEGDSGKYLMRTSSIYIERESMQTEDPYRIANAFFSVLEKETIKPMKFEKDIVDVTDIIAKIKELVFEKHKLFWTDIVKTCVSRREVVISFLAVLELMRLAVIQAMQADTFGEIVIENIAEAANG
- the trpS gene encoding tryptophan--tRNA ligase, with protein sequence MEKVLSGMRPTGRLHIGHYYGALKNWLELQEKHDCFYFVADWHALTTNYEDPEDIIENRRQLILDWLSVGIDPNKCTMFVQSHNIYHAELSLLLSMLTPVSWLERCPTYKEIKQEQTNKDLSNLGFLSYPVLMTADIIMYNATYVPVGEDQLPHIEISREIIRRFHHLYSCEVFTEPKGVLTEVPRLPGLDGRKMSKSYGNAIMLSEDLKEVESKVKKMVTDTNRQRLKDPGNPEVCPVFDYHKVFSTEEEREYITKGCTSAGIGCMECKMILFKHMQALLEPIQERRRKFEAEITDINEFIKPMQDKANAEAACMMEKVRKALKI
- a CDS encoding site-2 protease family protein, whose product is MMDFNIAEYIRFISLAIVPFMFAITVHEFSHGMSAYLLGDDTAKRAGRLTLNPIAHIDLFGLLFLIITRLFGWAKPVPVNYANLYRKTRYGPAIVAVAGPASNLALAIVSAVALRLMYNIEVQADGLAYKILVPLAGMLKLSVSINLALFIFNLIPIPPLDGGRIVTNFLPYDKAVKFAAIERYGFIIILVLFLTRAIDYILMPVMNFFMNILL
- a CDS encoding winged helix-turn-helix transcriptional regulator encodes the protein MVKQLPACPVELTIDLLGNKWKVLIIRDLMDGTKRFGELKKSMEGITQKVLTANLRDMEENCLLTRKVYAEVPPRVEYTLTDTGYSLRTVLDSMAEWGDSYKERVNA
- a CDS encoding NAD(P)-dependent oxidoreductase, which gives rise to MKIAVIGATGKQGQMLVREALLRGHDVTAVVRNRSKLGDFSGRIIEKDILALTYDDLKDNEVIIDAFGTGMNDDVMLHQTTMKHLADILSGKPNRLLVVGGASTLYVDAEHKVRLLDTPEFPDAWKPVATSMADAFDALKKRDDVNWTFLSPAAFFMYEGTRTGKYKVGGDELILNSEGKSEISYADYAIAMLDEAENPKHIKKRFTVVSE
- the ispD gene encoding 2-C-methyl-D-erythritol 4-phosphate cytidylyltransferase; this encodes MNITAVIPAAGMGKRFGGDVKKQFFEIFDHTVMYYTLKALNRAYPFKEFILGANPDDFYYLYSQLAQADIKSYQLVQGGGERYETVYNCLKAVTTEYVLIHDAVRPFITPDVVRSVVEAAKDTGAAICGLQVRDTLKKIAKDTVEKTVSRDEYILSHTPQVFRTALLKKAVENADERGILITDEAQAMELYGVDVRWTPSLPDNIKITYLNDINMTEGLVNKYFGE
- a CDS encoding PIN/TRAM domain-containing protein yields the protein MWIFRVLYAIFIMVAFVLARDTLGIEMLPAILYSLGVIFAIVFIETLVADIKSYKFFAGAVGAILFLVIGYSIASIFDAYFKNEALRLALYFFVLYLGVNTGQKFSWILEGALSKLMAKQPKFIKFSASPKILDTSTLIDGRMADIVDTGLIEGGLVIPTFVLKELQNIADSHDHLRRQKGRRGLDVLQRLQEQTLLPVEINNSDFPDVATVDEKLVALAKKLKADIITTDFNLLKVAEIQNIKVLNINTLSMAMRQSVLPGEEFEISVVKEGKESNQGVGYLDDGTMVVVENGRRLIGKSVKVNVTSLLQTESGRIIFTKVKY